The genomic stretch CACAGTCTGTAGGGACACTCCTAGCAATCAGCCATGCAGAGCTCTTCCTCTGGAGGGACCTGCTTGCCAAGGAGTTTAGCAAGTGCCCCCACATGGCCTCTAATCAGCGGCTTTCTGAAGAATTCTTCATACTTCTTTATCGCCTCCTCAGAAGGACGTTGATCATTGTCGGAGAAGCCAAGACTGCAGCACATCTGCGGCGCGGCGGCCTCGCGATCAAATTCAGGAGGAAGCTTGGCAATGCAGCGACTTCGGCGTGGAGTGTGGGTAGATACTGCAGCACGACGGCAATGACGCCTCCGAGGCTTGGGCGTGGGGAGGATCATCTGGAGATTCTTTGAAATGCCATCTAGGAACGCTCTTGTCGGAGCGTCGGGTTCTGGAGGTTGAGCATCCTGAATATCCTGAATCCTAGGGCGCCAAGAATACACTTTTCCAAAACGCCCATGAGCATTGCGTGCCAACGTCATAACACCATTATAACGCCCATGTCATCTAGTGGAACTGTGGAAGCCACGTTCTTGCACGACATTcctagttttaaatttttatcAGATCAAGTTGGTGGATTTGAATGCCAACTTGATTAGATGATTGATACGGTAACTTGCTAGTACCAAGCATATATCCAATGAAAATCGCCTGGTTGCTCAGAGACAATGTACTAAACTCGTTTTCGCTCAAGCTATCCAAACAACGTAATATGTAACCTCAAACCTAGCAAATTAACAACCTAAATAACACATATTTTTTCATAACAGTCCTGATCAAACATTGTTTTAGGAAAACCAATTTACAATTCTACTGATCCGAACAACCTCATGCATCACTACATCTTATGGTTCTGCAATGCAAACTATTATACATTTTGATAGCAAGATAATGCTAACAATCATTAGTACACAACTGCGAGATGAGGATCTCCACGGTGAGGAACTTGGGTAGGACACGGCCAGCAACAGGGCCGAGGACAGCCCAGTCAGTCGATGATCTTGCTGCTTCAGGCTCTCGTCCAGAGGAACACCTTACCACTAGAGCTTGCACCAGCCAGATGGCCAACTTTGCACGGGTGCAGCGTAAACCGGCATGGGATGGCTGTCATGTGTTCACTCTCAAGAAATGCCATGTATGAAGCCGAGAGGCTCTTCTGACTGCGATCAACTGAGATAACATCTATTGCTCTTTTCATGTTCCCAACAAATATATTACTATCATTCCAGCTCCAGATTGCCCTGCAAGAGTGGATTTAAGTTTCATCACTGAAAATAATGATGGGTTACTCACTAAAATAAAGAATGCGACAAGGTGTGGAAGTCATCATACTTGAATGTGGATAGCCATCTGCCTGTCCTGTTATCATGCTTAAGAATACATGAGTCATCAAAGTTATCCGTGTTGAAAATTCGGACAGTGTCATCAAGGCTGCAAATAGTAATAATAAGGTCATTCAATGTAACAATAAAAACTTGTGATTTGTGTCAATATAAATCTGCGAAAATTGCATGACAAGTTGAGGTGCTAACAGCACAGAAACTATGCTGGACCAGATTAACAGACAGGCATAAGAAAACATATGTGGCCCCTCGGTCTTTAGCAACTTCAACCACACTAATAGTTAATTGATGAGTGTTGCTTTTATGCATTCCAAAAGGTTAATAAAAGGCATAAACCTTAATAAAGCACGTTAAAGTTCTGATGTGGAACCACATATAATACCAATATCAATAGCATCTATAATCTATAATAATTTAAAAATGCTTGCTTGGCTGGGCCCCTACTTGTTAATGCTATAATATGAATTCTTGGACGTTTGGTTGCATTCCCCTTTCTATCAATGAAATATGTGCAATGCATGTTCTTGTTAATTTTGAGAAGAGCATTGATGTACTACTACTTTTATTTCAACTGATCGTAGAAGGGAAATATTTTACTAGCATCACTATGAGGGGGTCCTTCGAATAAACTGGAGAAGGGTTCTTGAGAGGAATAAAACAGAGGTTCggcaaacaaaaaaaagttgTTCCTATTATTTAGTTCAAAGCAATAGATGTGCCATGTGCAGTCATTGAAGATACTAGGAATATACCTATAGTAGCTTAGCAAATGCACAGTGTCTATTGTCTATAACTGAAACGTACTACTCTTGCCGAGTACTCCTGCACCCAAGCTAGAGATCCCAGGATACATTATAGGataaaaatcacaaaaagaAGCTTAAAGCTCACAAATGTTAAGAAGATAAGGTCAGTGAGCTAAAAAACAAGCAGTGTATCAGCACCTGTGTTACACGGTCATGGAATGGGAGGAATGCGATATGGACTTGAGTGTTCAAGTCGAAAATTATGATTGGACATGGGAAATGCCACACAAATCTGACATGGATGACAGTCTAACTCATGCAGGTGTTTGACATGGCAAATCAGACTACATGTGTCGATAATATGTAGAATATGCATTTAGCAATGGTATACTGGCTCAATTAAGATATTGTTCATTGTTAAACCAAACATGTTGATCCTTTTTACAAAGGGACAGGAATGAATCATACTGTTGACAGCCAAAGTAGCACATATAAATGGTTAGAAAAAATGAGCACCTGGTTGTTGCAAGCATATTGCCACTGGGTGAGAAATAAGCTGACTGAACGGCTTTGTTGTATTCCAAAACTTTCAAGCTCTCAGGACCCTTCTTTTTCATCCTTCTCATGTCCCATATGCAAACTGTTCGATCTGTCGAGCTTGTGGCAAATATATATGGATTCTCTGGACGAAAATCTATTGAGTTGATTCTATGATCATGTAAACTCCATGTAGTTGGTACCTTACCCGTCCTTTCATCAAAAAGTTTTAATTCATTTCCCTCGGCAAAGTACAGAGAGCTGGGACTATTTGGTGCTTGACAAAGCGAGAAAATGGGATAGGCACACAAGTGGATCGTATTAAAGTTCTCTTTCTCAACATCCATGAAACAAATTTCACCATGATAACTAGAGCTgtaaatctgcaagcgcaatTTATCATAGATGGCAGAATCAGAAACccctaaaataataaaaattactATATAGCAAAACTGTAGTGTCCTATAAACATGTCAGCATCATTTGCCTAACCTATCATCTGTCTTGTGAGAAGCTACATATGGTGGCCAACACTCAAAATTAAACAAGCCACATATGGATTTTAGCACCAGCTTTACATCCATGTTGGacatttttttggaaaaaggaGTTTTTACTTTAGATTACTTAATAATCCCTCTGTCAATGGTTATTAAATTTTCATGAGGCATATATCACTGGTACAATCTAAAAGGACATTCTTTCTTGCTTAACCCCCTTTCCTAGCTTTTCCTTGCCTTTCTCCCTCAGTCCACAAAGTAGAACATTGCTAGAGTGTATAGCCCCAGCATGCCCCCCTCCTCGTCAAAACTTGACGTGCCTTATTATATGATAAAACACCACTTATCCATCAGCTTAGCTATCTCAGGCAATCTAAGTTGCTGCACAATTTACTTACTCCCACAAGTACAAACTTGTATAGCCAAAGTACCAATTGTTCAAACAAATGCAGCAACGTTGGATCCACATAAACAGAAATAGAAATAACAAAATAGATAGTAATTTTAACATTATCCACAAGTGCCAAAAGAAGAAACAATCACCTTCTGCGGCGTGGCAGGGTGCATCACAATGCCCCCTACAGGCCCCCTGTGGGGAAAATACTCGAACACCCCGTCTACACCatcgccatcctcatcctcctccACGAGACGATCTACATCCCAGAACCCAACATGCCCGTGCACGTTCCCGGCGACCACCACAGTCCGGTCGGACAGCGGCAGGATCCGCACCGACAATATCCGGCCCGGCACCACCTTCCTCACGTCCACGGGCCGGAGCACCAGCTCCCTACTGGCGTCGAACCCGTCAGCTGCGCAGATCCCGCTCTCGAGCGATGGCGAGGGCTCTGCAGCGGTGGCGTCTCgcagggcggaggcgagggaggATGAGAACCGTGTGGTGCGGGGCTTCGTCGGGGACGGTGGCGTGGCCCGGGAGGTGTCAGCGCCGGCACAAGCGGAGGACTCGGCGGGGGGGATGCCGCGGGTGCGCAAGGAGCGGCGGAGGACGACGGGGCTGGCCGTTCTCGCGCGGGGCTGCTCCTTCTTGGGGCGCTTGGAGGATGAAGCGGTGGCGCTGAAGGAGGCAGAGAGCTCGGTGGCCTTGCGGCGGAGGGTGGCGAGGATGGCTTCGTTGCGGCGGATGTTCTCCTCGCGGCGGCGCTCATAGTCAGTAAGACCGGCCCCCGGCGGCAGCGACGCCATTTTGGTGGATGGAATATTCTGGAAGCGTTGGAGGCGGCGGTTGGGTCGTGGGGAGGGTTGAGGAATGCGGATTGAGGGCCGGGAGGTGGTTGGgtaaaaaaagttgttttgatg from Sorghum bicolor cultivar BTx623 chromosome 3, Sorghum_bicolor_NCBIv3, whole genome shotgun sequence encodes the following:
- the LOC8078657 gene encoding WD repeat-containing protein 76; translated protein: MASLPPGAGLTDYERRREENIRRNEAILATLRRKATELSASFSATASSSKRPKKEQPRARTASPVVLRRSLRTRGIPPAESSACAGADTSRATPPSPTKPRTTRFSSSLASALRDATAAEPSPSLESGICAADGFDASRELVLRPVDVRKVVPGRILSVRILPLSDRTVVVAGNVHGHVGFWDVDRLVEEDEDGDGVDGVFEYFPHRGPVGGIVMHPATPQKIYSSSYHGEICFMDVEKENFNTIHLCAYPIFSLCQAPNSPSSLYFAEGNELKLFDERTGKVPTTWSLHDHRINSIDFRPENPYIFATSSTDRTVCIWDMRRMKKKGPESLKVLEYNKAVQSAYFSPSGNMLATTSLDDTVRIFNTDNFDDSCILKHDNRTGRWLSTFKAIWSWNDSNIFVGNMKRAIDVISVDRSQKSLSASYMAFLESEHMTAIPCRFTLHPCKVGHLAGASSSGKVFLWTRA